A window from Mangifera indica cultivar Alphonso chromosome 2, CATAS_Mindica_2.1, whole genome shotgun sequence encodes these proteins:
- the LOC123201839 gene encoding disease resistance protein SUMM2-like codes for MEIVTAPVSSISEIIFNRFLDAAGHQIGYLLNYNDNIKALQKQAHELKATRDSIQVIIDAAVRNREIILPNVQSWISEVDNVFAEAQKLLEDEGNANKMCFRGWCINLRLCYRFSKQAKQKTAVITQLQEHGKFQTLSQPAPPPAGIISPTVGFSGIFKSRESIKNEIMEALKDDKVSIIGICGMGGVGKTTLVKQVGILAKEQKLFDSIVMVVVSQTPNIMNIQREIAHLLDLKSLSDCPESARASSLWERIKEEKRILIILDDIWRRIQLEEIGIPFGKDHGGCKIMLTSRRKKVCDQMDCDKAFIVGTLTKQESWALFKELVGMDVENSNLSSIAREVTAECDGLPIAIVTLARALKNRGMYVWRDALQQLKRSTSTNVEGMHKNVISSLEWSYNFLESEEKSVFLFCSVFPEDFIIPVEVLVRYGTGLRWFKGLGTIDDIRVRTHAIVSNLISSFLLIGEEYGEKSVKMHDVVHDVAHIIAPKHNHTFLVKAGISLNEWPERDTFEDLMCISLMLNDIKEVSDGIECPKLESLLLQQNSKLVVPNNFFQGMKHLGVLDLSKTQLLSLPESLSFLVNLRTLYLNGCKLGDLSIIGDLSKLKILSLCGSNVREIPISFNQLTHLRLLDLNYCHELTRIPPGVISSLCKLEELYILESFRLWDLEGDGGDSRSNAKLAELQSLSRLTSLQIIIPNLNFLVDNDVPFKNLSSFTIIIGADHFISREYSRNLMISYNNDIIISTLLDCLKNLVIERTEYLHIKGLDNIFHDLVNRVLNELKCLAVFDQKVTFLVNILECSSDLSFHNLEFLLIIGNPNLVEICHGEPSIQSFNKLKNLTVNWCDRLLNIVPSNLFWNFQSLEYLSVSQCNSVVYIFDCKEVKVVDGETKMLSSLKNLKLYDLANMTHIWMGDTQFINLCNLKKLSLFTCPKLTKLFSGALLQSLVSLEDMRIEYCGSLEEIFIMKEEGELIPPKKDLTTTLSSLGNLCSIYITHCSKLKKLFTPSIVKSLVKLRRLTIAGCSTLEEIITNEEASSSSSIEKIVFPSLFDLFLDRLNNLGCFSSGSYSIEFPVLESVHISKCPSMKIFGYGEQLTPKLNKVTTYIPTYKELWMGNLNSKIQQLFKEQQLSLDVSLLFESQKTVMKLETK; via the exons ATGGAAATTGTTACTGCACCTGTGAGTTCCATTTCTGAGATTATTTTCAACCGTTTCCTTGATGCAGCAGGCCATCAGATTGGTTACCTGCTCAACTACAATGACAACATCAAAGCATTACAAAAGCAAGCTCACGAACTCAAGGCTACAAGAGACAGCATACAAGTTATAATTGATGCTGCTGTaagaaacagagaaattatCTTACCTAATGTCCAAAGCTGGATATCAGAGGTTGATAATGTCTTTGCAGAAGCACAAAAGTTATTGGAAGATGAAGGCAATGCGAACAAGATGTGCTTCAGAGGGTGGTGCATCAATCTCAGATTGTGCTACCGGTTCAGCAAGCAGGCAAAGCAGAAGACAGCAGTGATCACTCAGCTCCAAGAACATGGAAAATTCCAAACTCTATCTCAGCCTGCTCCTCCTCCTGCGGGCATTATCTCTCCAACTGTGGGATTTTCTGGAATTTTCAAATCCAGAGaatcaatcaagaatgaaattatggAGGCCTTGAAAGATGACAAGGTCAGCATAATTGGAATATGTGGGATGGGGGGTGTGGGTAAGACCACACTAGTGAAACAAGTCGGCATACTAGCCAAAGAGCAAAAGTTGTTTGATTCAATAGTTATGGTGGTTGTGTCCCAAACCCCAAATATCATGAATATTCAAAGAGAAATTGCTCACTTGCTGGATCTGAAATCATTATCTGATTGTCCTGAATCAGCAAGAGCAAGTTCTCTATGGGAGAGAATTAAGGAGGAAAAACGAATCCTCATAATATTGGATGATATTTGGAGAAGAATTCAATTGGAGGAGATTGGCATTCCTTTTGGGAAGGACCATGGAGGTTGTAAGATCATGCTTACCTCTCGAAGGAAAAAAGTATGCGATCAAATGGATTGTGACAAGGCATTTATTGTTGGAACTTTGACAAAACAGGAGTCATGGGCGCTATTCAAGGAGCTTGTTGGCATGGATGTTGAAAATTCTAATCTGAGCTCAATCGCAAGAGAAGTAACCGCTGAATGTGATGGTCTACCGATTGCAATTGTGACTTTAGCCAGGGCACTGAAGAACAGGGGCATGTATGTGTGGCGTGATGCTTTGCAACAACTTAAAAGGTCAACATCAACAAATGTTGAAGGAATgcataaaaatgtaatttcatCCTTGGAGTGGAGTTACAATTTTCTGGAAAGTGAGGAAAAATCTGTCTTCTTATTTTGCTCTGTGTTTCCTGAAGATTTCATAATTCCTGTCGAAGTCTTAGTGAGATACGGAACAGGATTGAGATGGTTCAAAGGCTTGGGGACAATTGATGATATTAGAGTCAGAACACATGCTATTGTAAGTAACcttatctcttcttttttattgattgGGGAAGAATATGGTGAGAAATCTGTCAAAATGCATGATGTAGTTCATGATGTTGCACATATCATAGCACCCAAACACAACCATACATTCTTAGTGAAAGCTGGTATTAGTCTGAATGAGTGGCCAGAAAGAGATACATTTGAAGATCTTATGTGTATTTCATTGatgttaaatgatattaaagagGTATCAGATGGGATAGAATGCCCAAAGTTGGAATCGTTGCTACTGCAACAAAATTCCAAATTGGTTGTCCCGAACAATTTCTTTCAAGGCATGAAACATCTTGGAGTTCTAGATTTAAGTAAAACTCAATTATTGTCATTGCCTGAGTCACTTTCCTTTCTTGTAAACCTTAGAACTTTGTATCTTAATGGTTGCAAATTGGGTGACTTATCTATAATTGGAGATCTAAGCAAACTAAAAATTCTTAGCCTTTGTGGTTCTAACGTTAGGGAGATCCCTATATCGTTTAACCAATTAACTCATCTGAGACTATTAGATTTGAACTATTGTCATGAGTTGACACGAATACCACCTGGTGTCATATCCTCTCTTTGTAAATTAGAGGAGTTGTACATTTTGGAAAGTTTTAGACTTTGGGATTTAGAAGGAGATGGAGGAGATTCAAGAAGCAATGCGAAGCTTGCTGAGTTACAATCCTTGTCTAGATTAACTAGTTTGCAAATTATTATCCCCAACCTGAATTTCTTAGTTGATAATGATGTGccattcaaaaacttatcaagctttacaataataataggtGCTGATCATTTTATTTCAAGGGAGTATTCACGAAATTTGATGATCtcatataataatgacattatCATTTCAACATTACTTGATTGTTTGAAGAATTTGGTAATTGAAAGAACAGAGTATCTACATATTAAAGGTTTGGACAACATCTTTCATGATCTGGTAAATAGAGTGCTGAATGAACTGAAGTGTTTAGCAGTGTTTGATCAGAAGGTAACATTTCTTGTAAATATTTTGGAATGTTCATCAGATTTAAGTTTCCACAACTTAGAGTTTCTACTAATCATTGGCAATCCCAACTTGGTTGAAATATGTCATGGTGAACCCTCAATCCAGTCCTTCAATAAGCTCAAAAATTTGACTGTTAATTGGTGCGATAGGTTGTTGAATATTGTTCCAAGTAATTTGTTTTGGAACTTTCAAAGTCTTGAATATTTGAGTGTATCTCAGTGTAATTCagtggtatatatatttgattgtaaaGAGGTTAAGGTGGTAGATGGAGAAACAAAGATGCTCTCGTCATTAAAGAATCTAAAATTGTATGATCTAGCAAATATGACACATATATGGATGGGTGATACTCAATTCATAAACCTATGCAACTTGAAGAAATTAAGTTTGTTTACGTGCCCAAAGTTAACTAAGTTGTTTTCAGGAGCTTTATTGCAAAGTCTTGTTTCTTTGGAAGATATGAGGATAGAATATTGTGGTAGTTTAGAggagattttcataatgaaagAAGAAGGGGAATTAATACCACCAAAGAAAGATCTCACCACAACCTTATCAAGTTTGGGAAACTTATGTTCAATTTATATAACTCATTGctccaaattgaaaaaactatTCACTCCCTCCATAGTCAAAAGCCTGGTAAAGCTTAGAAGACTTACAATAGCTGGATGCTCAACATTAGAAGAAATAATCACAAATGAGgaagcatcatcatcatcatcaatagaGAAGATTGTGTTTCctagtttgtttgatttgttccTTGACAGACTGAACAACCTTGGATGTTTTAGCTCAGGTTCATATTCAATCGAATTCCCAGTTTTGGAGTCAGTTCATATCAGTAAATGTCCAAGTATGAAGATCTTTGGTTATGGAGAACAACTAACACCAAAGCTCAACAAAGTTACGACATATATTCCCACTTATAAAGAACTATGGATGGGCAACCTTAACTCTAAAATCCAACAATTGTTCAAAGAACAACAG CTCTCATTAGatgtttctcttttgtttgaatCACAGAAGACAGTGATGAAGCTGGAGACGAAGtag